In a single window of the Porites lutea chromosome 14, jaPorLute2.1, whole genome shotgun sequence genome:
- the LOC140924752 gene encoding COP9 signalosome complex subunit 8-like: MKYLPTRRSKMADITEDINFDDLCSTCEQMELDGNASGEVYSQLLAVYLFQNDTCNAKFLWKRTPEEIKVSTPELGKLWNIGCHMWKRDFPSIYGALKEEWSPLIKPIITALQEKLQRRVFDLVSNAYTSIRADDLASLMGVSTEAAVSAAVSSGWTNDSVTGMITPKKTELPKKEIPLTSEQELALLTDYVSFLEN, encoded by the exons atgaagtacctacctaCCAGAcgatccaaaatggcggacattacTGAAGACATAAACTTCGATGACCTTTGTTCAACCTGTGAGCAGATGGAATTGGAT GGTAATGCTTCAGGAGAAGTTTATTCACAGCTATTAGCAGTCTATCTTTTTCAGAATGATAC GTGCAATGCTAAGTTTTTATGGAAAAGAACTCCTGAGGAGATCAAAGTG TCAACACCTGAACTTGGAAAACTTTGGAATATTGGATGTCATATGTGGAAAAGAGACTTCCCTTCAATCTATGGTGCTCTTAAAGAAGAATGGTCGCCACTGATCAAGCCAATAATTACAGCACTGCAAG AGAAACTTCAGAGGAGAGTCTTCGATCTCGTCTCAAATGCATACACTTCAATAAGAGCAGATGATCTGGCTTCTCTTATGGGGGTATCAACTGAGGCTGCTGTCAGTG CTGCTGTCTCAAGTGGATGGACAAATGATTCTGTGACAGGAATGATCACTCCCAAGAAAACAG AACTTCCCAAGAAAGAGATTCCCCTCACAAGCGAACAGGAGCTTGCGTTATTGACAGATTATGTGTCATTTCTGGAAAATTAG